A stretch of the Marivirga tractuosa DSM 4126 genome encodes the following:
- a CDS encoding ABC transporter ATP-binding protein translates to MKKDDIKSGNIIDTSVLRRLYKFVKPYQGRFYFLVFLTLALAVLAPARPFVIQKAIDNPIAQGDFQGLINMTLILVGLLVMQAIVQYGHTYLSGWLGQYIIRDIRIKLYRHLLNLRLKFFDKTPIGRLVTRNVSDVETLSDVFSQGLAAMIGDILQILFILGMMFAMSWKLTLVSLATLPLLFLSTYIFKEKVKVAFNQVRNAVSNLNSFVQEHVTGMSIVQIFTAEKREYEEFKKINMEHKKANIRSVLYYSIYFPVAEVIQATGIGLLVWYGAKGVVNEVETGITLGMLIAFILYIQMFFRPIRLIADRFNTLQMGIVSSSRILNLLDNKENIPNSGDYAPEKVKGDISFKNVEFAYNEEDVVLKNISFDVKEGQSVALVGATGAGKSSIINLLSRFYDIQKGEITLDGKDLKDYDLYALRQNIGVVLQDVFLFSDTILYNITLGNPDISLKEVKAAAELVGARKFIERLPGGYDYNVMERGATLSVGQRQLISFVRAMVYNPKIIVLDEATSSVDTETEEMIQNAIEKMMKGRTSIVIAHRLSTIQEADKIIVLDKGEIKETGTHQELLEKGGFYHQLHNMQYKEMS, encoded by the coding sequence GTGAAGAAAGACGATATAAAAAGTGGAAATATAATTGATACTAGTGTCCTGAGGCGCTTGTACAAATTTGTTAAGCCCTATCAAGGTCGCTTCTACTTTTTAGTGTTTCTAACCTTAGCTTTGGCAGTATTAGCTCCAGCCAGGCCGTTTGTTATTCAAAAAGCTATAGATAACCCCATTGCACAGGGAGATTTTCAGGGGCTGATAAACATGACTTTGATTTTGGTCGGTCTACTAGTTATGCAAGCCATAGTACAATACGGCCACACTTATTTATCTGGTTGGTTGGGTCAATATATCATTCGTGATATCCGGATTAAACTTTACCGCCACCTTCTGAACTTACGTTTGAAATTTTTCGATAAAACACCGATCGGAAGATTAGTTACCCGAAATGTATCCGATGTGGAAACGCTTTCCGATGTGTTTAGTCAAGGGCTTGCCGCCATGATTGGAGATATTCTTCAAATCCTTTTTATACTGGGGATGATGTTTGCCATGAGCTGGAAACTTACATTGGTTTCTCTGGCCACTTTGCCATTACTATTCTTAAGCACTTATATTTTTAAAGAAAAAGTGAAAGTTGCCTTTAATCAAGTAAGAAATGCAGTTTCAAATTTAAATTCCTTCGTGCAGGAACATGTAACGGGCATGTCTATTGTTCAGATTTTCACCGCTGAGAAAAGGGAATATGAGGAATTTAAAAAGATCAATATGGAACATAAAAAAGCCAATATTCGCTCTGTTTTATATTATTCCATTTATTTCCCTGTAGCGGAAGTAATTCAAGCAACCGGAATAGGATTATTGGTTTGGTATGGTGCCAAAGGCGTAGTTAATGAAGTAGAAACCGGCATTACTTTAGGTATGTTGATTGCTTTCATTCTCTATATTCAAATGTTTTTCAGACCTATCCGCTTGATTGCCGATCGATTTAACACTTTGCAAATGGGGATTGTGAGTTCGTCCAGAATTTTAAACTTATTGGATAACAAAGAGAACATCCCTAATAGCGGAGATTATGCACCTGAAAAGGTTAAAGGAGACATTTCATTTAAGAATGTGGAATTTGCCTATAATGAAGAAGATGTAGTATTGAAAAATATTTCATTTGATGTAAAAGAAGGTCAATCTGTTGCTTTAGTAGGTGCAACAGGGGCCGGAAAATCATCAATCATTAATTTGCTAAGCAGATTTTATGATATCCAAAAAGGAGAAATCACATTGGACGGGAAAGATTTGAAGGATTATGATTTATATGCACTACGCCAAAATATAGGAGTGGTTTTGCAAGATGTTTTTCTCTTTTCGGATACTATACTCTACAACATCACTTTAGGAAACCCGGATATAAGCCTAAAGGAAGTGAAAGCGGCAGCTGAACTAGTGGGGGCAAGAAAATTCATTGAAAGGTTACCTGGTGGCTATGACTATAATGTGATGGAAAGAGGAGCAACATTATCAGTTGGGCAAAGGCAACTAATCTCCTTCGTTCGAGCAATGGTTTACAATCCTAAAATTATTGTTTTGGATGAAGCCACATCTTCTGTGGATACGGAAACAGAGGAAATGATTCAAAATGCGATAGAGAAAATGATGAAAGGAAGGACCAGTATAGTGATAGCTCATCGATTATCTACCATACAGGAAGCCGACAAAATAATTGTTTTGGACAAAGGTGAAATCAAAGAAACAGGTACACACCAAGAGCTTCTTGAAAAAGGTGGATTTTATCATCAATTACATAATATGCAATATAAAGAAATGTCCTAG
- a CDS encoding heavy-metal-associated domain-containing protein, whose protein sequence is MKPIIFSLAFIFLLAGHGMAQSADPQKTVKTIQKSETVKLKVTGLTCAGCASHLYKVLKETKGVIDNSVQYPGDIAVVDYDPKQTQPEQLIAAIEEKTTYKAEVLKPKID, encoded by the coding sequence ATGAAACCCATAATTTTCAGCCTAGCATTCATCTTCTTGCTTGCAGGACATGGAATGGCACAATCTGCTGATCCTCAAAAAACAGTCAAAACTATTCAGAAAAGTGAGACAGTTAAGCTCAAAGTCACCGGGCTCACCTGTGCCGGTTGTGCCAGTCATCTCTACAAGGTTTTGAAAGAAACAAAAGGGGTGATTGACAACTCAGTGCAATATCCCGGAGATATAGCTGTAGTGGATTATGACCCCAAACAAACCCAACCTGAACAGCTTATTGCAGCAATTGAAGAAAAAACAACCTATAAAGCAGAAGTACTAAAACCTAAAATCGATTAA
- a CDS encoding GDCCVxC domain-containing (seleno)protein, with protein MEKEIVLQSTITCPNCGHQKEEIMPTDACQYFYECENCQEVLKPKQGDCCVYCSYGTNACPPIQEGGKNNCC; from the coding sequence ATGGAAAAAGAGATCGTATTACAATCCACCATTACCTGTCCAAACTGTGGACATCAAAAAGAAGAAATCATGCCTACGGATGCATGCCAATACTTTTACGAATGTGAAAACTGCCAAGAAGTATTAAAGCCAAAACAAGGTGATTGCTGCGTGTATTGCAGCTATGGAACAAATGCCTGTCCTCCCATTCAGGAAGGTGGTAAAAACAATTGCTGCTGA
- a CDS encoding ArsR/SmtB family transcription factor, whose translation MSKSCIRVFADVEQIKQCKEEINRVAPSITTAAKALRLSGNEVRLKILYLLNKETRLCPCDLSDILEMTVPAISQHLKKLREGGLVTSEKVGQTVFYFLVEGSIQIIRHVLESLFIDNKKEPIS comes from the coding sequence ATGAGTAAATCGTGTATCAGAGTTTTTGCAGATGTTGAACAGATCAAACAGTGCAAAGAAGAAATTAACAGAGTCGCACCATCAATAACTACGGCAGCTAAGGCATTGAGACTGTCGGGCAATGAAGTCCGATTAAAAATTCTGTACCTGCTTAACAAAGAAACCAGACTTTGTCCCTGTGACCTGAGCGACATTTTGGAAATGACCGTACCTGCCATTTCCCAACATTTGAAGAAATTGAGAGAAGGTGGGCTTGTAACAAGTGAGAAGGTGGGGCAAACCGTGTTCTACTTTTTGGTAGAAGGTAGTATCCAGATCATAAGACATGTATTAGAGAGCTTGTTTATTGACAATAAGAAAGAACCAATATCATGA
- the truA gene encoding tRNA pseudouridine(38-40) synthase TruA encodes MRYFFTIAYKGTQYHGWQKQPNAIGVQQKIEEVFSTILNQKSEIVGSGRTDSGVHATAQVFHFDYSGELDPLQLVFKANKMLPKDVALKHAKLVKEEAHARFDAESRAYQYHIVTEKNPFAIDQAYFFTQELAIEKMNLAAEKLLNYQDFESFSKVKTDVFTFNCSIFEAIWKQEVDSLVFHIKANRFLRGMVRAIVGTLLDVGQHKISIENFEEIIKAKNRKSAGRAVPAHGLYLTEVQYPKDIYL; translated from the coding sequence ATGAGATATTTTTTCACCATAGCATATAAAGGCACACAATATCATGGTTGGCAAAAGCAGCCCAATGCCATTGGTGTTCAGCAGAAAATTGAAGAAGTTTTCTCGACCATACTAAACCAAAAATCAGAGATTGTAGGTAGTGGAAGAACGGATAGTGGCGTGCATGCTACCGCTCAAGTATTCCATTTTGATTATTCTGGAGAGTTGGATCCACTGCAATTGGTATTTAAAGCCAACAAAATGCTTCCTAAGGACGTAGCTTTAAAGCATGCGAAGCTTGTGAAAGAGGAAGCCCATGCTCGTTTTGATGCTGAAAGCAGAGCTTATCAATATCATATTGTGACTGAAAAAAATCCATTTGCTATTGATCAAGCTTATTTTTTTACTCAAGAGCTGGCAATTGAAAAAATGAATTTGGCAGCAGAAAAATTGTTAAACTATCAAGATTTTGAAAGCTTTAGCAAAGTGAAAACAGACGTTTTTACGTTCAACTGCAGTATATTCGAAGCCATTTGGAAACAAGAGGTAGATTCTTTGGTTTTCCACATCAAAGCAAATCGGTTTTTGCGAGGAATGGTACGAGCTATTGTCGGTACATTATTGGATGTGGGCCAACATAAAATAAGCATAGAGAATTTTGAGGAGATCATAAAAGCTAAAAACAGAAAATCAGCGGGGAGAGCAGTTCCGGCTCATGGCTTATATTTAACCGAAGTTCAATATCCTAAGGATATTTATTTATAA
- the merTP gene encoding mercuric transport protein MerTP → MSSSNQSNTSSKNIGAGLLVAFTSSLCCVTPVFATLAGIGGIASSFSWMEPFRPYLIGLTVLVLGFAWYQKLKPRTQEEIECACEDDEQPTFWQSKKFLGIVTVFAVLMLAFPTYSGIFFSDNSNTSNVIVVSENDILNAELSIKGMTCTGCEHSVNAALNNSEGVLEASSSYENGIALVKFDQSKVSVEQLATAVEEATGYKVTGKKIIKEVTLN, encoded by the coding sequence ATGAGTAGTTCAAACCAATCAAATACCTCATCAAAAAACATTGGAGCCGGATTGTTAGTGGCATTCACTTCTTCACTATGCTGTGTCACCCCTGTTTTTGCGACACTCGCAGGCATAGGAGGCATTGCATCGTCCTTTTCATGGATGGAGCCATTCAGGCCTTATTTAATAGGTCTTACAGTTTTGGTGTTAGGGTTTGCCTGGTACCAGAAATTAAAGCCAAGGACACAGGAAGAAATTGAATGCGCTTGCGAGGACGATGAACAGCCCACTTTTTGGCAGTCTAAGAAGTTTCTTGGAATCGTTACCGTCTTTGCTGTATTGATGCTTGCTTTTCCGACTTATTCCGGCATCTTTTTCTCTGACAATAGCAATACATCCAATGTTATCGTGGTAAGTGAAAATGATATTCTGAATGCTGAGCTTAGTATCAAAGGCATGACCTGCACCGGTTGTGAGCATAGCGTGAATGCAGCACTTAATAATAGCGAAGGCGTTCTCGAAGCTTCTTCTTCCTACGAAAACGGTATTGCATTGGTAAAGTTTGATCAATCAAAAGTATCTGTTGAGCAATTGGCAACTGCGGTGGAGGAAGCCACTGGCTATAAAGTCACTGGCAAGAAAATTATAAAAGAAGTAACCTTAAATTAA
- a CDS encoding dihydrolipoyl dehydrogenase family protein: MKKYDVIVIGSGMGGMTIANKCAKKGLKTAVTDSRPYGGTCALRGCDPKKILVGAAEIIDRANKMKGIGIQGHISINWQDLMAYKNELVSKMPKNVEKGYEKSGVEMYHGTASFESENTVRIGDDLLEADKIVIATGARPVVLDIPGGNLPIDSTDFLNLGKLPEHITFIGGGYIAMEFAHLAVRAGSKVTIFHRGKMPLESFESDIVKHLVKATEELGIELHLEWDVVAVEKKDSGYTVKAESKGGEKTIQTNLVVNAAGRVPELDGMNLEKANISYGKKGIDVNEYLQSLTNERVYAAGDAADSKGLNLTPVAVMEGHAVATNIIRGNSKKPDYTEMPSSVFTLPTLAAVGMTEAQAKKAGLEYQVKASSASSWYNAKRINESTYAYKIISDKEGYILGAHIIGPHAEEMINLFAMTIKAKLKVSDIRDMVYSYPSMASDIGSMV, from the coding sequence ATGAAAAAATACGATGTAATTGTAATCGGATCAGGCATGGGAGGAATGACCATTGCCAATAAATGTGCTAAAAAAGGACTAAAGACTGCCGTTACAGATTCCAGACCGTATGGTGGAACGTGCGCACTACGCGGTTGTGATCCTAAGAAAATATTAGTCGGAGCTGCTGAAATTATAGACCGGGCCAATAAAATGAAGGGAATCGGTATTCAAGGACATATCTCCATCAATTGGCAGGATTTGATGGCTTACAAAAATGAGTTAGTTTCCAAAATGCCTAAAAATGTGGAGAAAGGCTATGAAAAGTCAGGTGTAGAAATGTATCATGGAACAGCCAGCTTTGAATCTGAAAACACGGTGCGCATCGGAGACGACCTACTGGAAGCTGATAAAATAGTGATAGCTACAGGTGCCCGACCTGTTGTTCTTGATATTCCAGGGGGTAATTTACCAATTGACAGCACAGATTTTCTAAATCTGGGAAAACTCCCTGAGCACATCACCTTTATTGGAGGCGGATATATAGCGATGGAGTTTGCCCACCTGGCTGTCAGGGCCGGAAGTAAAGTGACCATATTCCACCGAGGCAAAATGCCTTTAGAAAGCTTTGAGTCTGATATCGTGAAGCACTTGGTCAAAGCTACTGAGGAATTGGGGATTGAACTTCACCTTGAGTGGGATGTGGTTGCAGTTGAAAAAAAGGATAGTGGCTATACCGTAAAGGCAGAATCAAAAGGGGGTGAAAAAACTATTCAAACGAATTTGGTGGTGAATGCAGCAGGTAGAGTACCGGAGTTGGATGGCATGAACCTGGAAAAGGCAAACATTTCCTACGGCAAGAAAGGGATTGACGTAAATGAATACCTACAAAGTTTAACCAATGAACGGGTATATGCAGCAGGTGATGCGGCTGATAGCAAAGGTCTCAATCTCACACCTGTTGCAGTTATGGAAGGCCATGCAGTGGCAACCAATATTATACGGGGTAACTCCAAAAAGCCTGACTACACGGAAATGCCCAGTTCAGTCTTTACCTTGCCCACACTTGCCGCAGTTGGCATGACGGAAGCACAGGCAAAGAAGGCAGGTTTAGAATATCAGGTAAAAGCCAGCTCAGCATCAAGTTGGTACAATGCCAAACGGATCAATGAATCAACTTATGCTTATAAAATCATTTCCGATAAAGAAGGGTACATTTTAGGAGCCCACATCATTGGCCCTCATGCTGAAGAAATGATCAACCTTTTTGCTATGACAATTAAGGCAAAGCTTAAGGTCTCGGACATCAGGGACATGGTCTATTCCTATCCGTCTATGGCATCTGATATCGGATCTATGGTTTAA
- the radA gene encoding DNA repair protein RadA, translating to MAKVKSAYFCQECGHESPKWAGKCPSCGQWNTFVEEVITKEQSSSGYQSSSKRANKPVAIQEVESTSEARIKVADRELSRVLGGGIVPGSLVLIGGEPGIGKSTLMLQIALQLSNLKVLYVSGEESAQQIKMRADRMEHDSKNCFILTETHTADIFREVEALGPDLLVIDSIQTLHSPKIESAAGSVGQVKECTAELMRFAKENKIPVFLIGHITKDGAIAGPKVLEHMVDAVLQFEGDRHLTYRILRTTKNRFGSTNELGIYEMMQNGLRQVSNPSEILISQKDKNSSGTAIGATLEGNRPLLIEIQALVSPATYGTPQRSATGYDNKRLNMLLAVLEKRGGFRLGIQDVFLNIAGGVRVEDPAIDLAVCVAIISSLEEIPLSSKTCVAAEVGLSGEIRAVNRIENRIAEAEKLGFTEILVSKFSMKGVDTSRYSIEIKTFSQLSEVVSYLFG from the coding sequence TTGGCTAAAGTAAAATCAGCATATTTCTGTCAGGAATGCGGACACGAATCACCTAAATGGGCTGGGAAATGCCCTTCTTGCGGACAATGGAATACCTTCGTGGAAGAGGTAATCACCAAAGAGCAATCCTCAAGTGGCTATCAATCATCTAGCAAAAGAGCCAATAAACCAGTAGCGATACAAGAAGTAGAAAGTACTAGTGAAGCCAGAATCAAAGTAGCTGATCGCGAACTAAGTCGTGTTTTAGGTGGAGGAATTGTACCTGGTTCATTGGTTTTAATTGGCGGGGAACCCGGTATTGGAAAATCTACTTTGATGCTTCAGATTGCCCTTCAACTTTCTAATCTTAAGGTTTTATATGTAAGCGGTGAGGAAAGTGCTCAGCAGATTAAAATGAGAGCTGATAGAATGGAACATGATTCCAAAAACTGCTTTATTCTGACCGAAACCCATACTGCTGATATTTTCAGGGAAGTGGAAGCTTTAGGGCCTGATTTGCTGGTGATTGATTCTATTCAAACTTTACATTCCCCAAAAATTGAATCTGCTGCAGGTAGTGTTGGTCAGGTGAAAGAATGTACCGCTGAATTAATGCGATTTGCTAAGGAAAATAAAATCCCCGTATTTTTGATTGGACATATTACAAAAGATGGAGCAATTGCTGGACCTAAAGTTCTGGAGCATATGGTAGATGCTGTATTGCAATTTGAAGGGGATCGGCATCTTACTTATCGTATTTTGCGGACCACCAAAAACAGATTTGGTTCTACCAATGAATTGGGAATTTATGAAATGATGCAAAACGGTTTGCGTCAAGTTAGTAATCCATCCGAAATACTAATTTCCCAGAAAGATAAGAACAGCAGCGGAACTGCAATTGGTGCTACTTTGGAAGGTAATCGCCCTCTTCTAATTGAAATTCAAGCATTGGTAAGCCCTGCTACATACGGTACTCCCCAACGATCTGCAACAGGTTATGACAACAAAAGATTGAACATGTTGCTGGCAGTTTTGGAAAAAAGAGGAGGCTTTCGATTAGGCATTCAAGATGTGTTCCTAAATATTGCAGGAGGAGTTCGAGTCGAAGATCCCGCTATTGACCTGGCAGTTTGCGTAGCCATTATTTCTTCCTTAGAGGAAATCCCTTTGTCTTCCAAAACTTGCGTTGCCGCAGAAGTTGGATTAAGTGGAGAAATTCGTGCTGTAAACCGTATTGAAAACAGAATAGCGGAAGCAGAAAAATTAGGCTTTACAGAAATATTGGTTTCCAAATTTAGCATGAAAGGAGTAGACACTTCTCGCTACAGTATAGAAATCAAAACTTTTAGTCAGCTTAGTGAGGTAGTGAGCTATTTATTTGGGTGA
- a CDS encoding glycosyltransferase family 117 protein, with the protein MMSYQKINNISGWIIFLIASAVYIFTLEPVASFWDCAEFIASAYKLQVPHPAGAPFFLLVGRMFSMFASSDVESVGFAVNLVSALSSGFTILFMFWSINLLSHKIMKVKVGEANTAQTIKIIAAGAIGSLAFTFSDSFWWSAVEAEVYAMSSFLIALVFWAMLKWDLIEDESAENRWLILIAYIIGISIGVHLLNIVALPALGLIYYFKKYKNVTFKGIFFALLISSAILIVIWQFIILGVPNLIGKFEIFFINSIGLPFGSGALIFGLLIIGGLTYGIYYAVKNEKITLHTFLLAFTFILIGYSSYFIVLIRSNYNPPIDQNNPENVMTLLSYLNRDQYGSRPLIHGQYFDAEVVSQDKGEAVYSKGEEEYEVTDYKITTQHDPKRTTIFPRMYSGAPGHPEEYRRWTGLRQNEKPNFADNIKFLFRYQLGHMYFRYLMWNFAGRESDIEGAGWKTMFQDTSEMPEIMKENKARNNFYMLPFILGLIGIFFQYRKDVKGFSVVGLFFFLTGIALILYLNSPATEPRERDYIYAGSYYAFAMWIGFGVLAVASLIERALKKPKVAGVVAGVICLIVPGIMASEGWDDHDRSDRYFSVDAARNYLASCEPNAILFTGGDNDTFPLWFVQEVEGFRTDVRVIVLSYFNTDWYINQMRQNAYDSKPLPLTLSEEQVAQGGKNDYLPYMGNTGISGAIPIDRYLSLIRNNNKSLEVPTSVGSYNMLPSKELSLKVDTEHVKSLGIVPEDKKDMLVDRMVWNVKGNGLEKKDLMILDIMNENNWERPIYFNTTSLNGIKMDLRKYVIQEGLTYRLLPIERNDVQSEFVNTEVMYENLMNDFHFTNTADPDVYYNENYRNFFLNHRSVYTALAKSLVAEGDEKRALEVIDFIIKKVPNEVVPYDMTALDYVQVYLATGNEERANEIINILWEQNYEQFQYLVNNELMYMGRERQISFAILSQIVQIMRQYGMNEQAVEYQDQLRVLYERM; encoded by the coding sequence ATGATGTCATATCAAAAGATTAACAACATCAGTGGCTGGATCATTTTCTTGATCGCTTCTGCCGTTTATATCTTCACTTTAGAGCCAGTAGCCAGCTTTTGGGACTGTGCAGAGTTTATTGCAAGTGCCTACAAATTGCAAGTTCCACACCCAGCAGGAGCTCCCTTCTTCTTACTTGTTGGCAGGATGTTCTCCATGTTTGCCAGCAGTGATGTAGAGTCGGTAGGCTTTGCGGTAAACCTTGTTTCGGCTTTGAGTAGCGGGTTTACCATTCTTTTTATGTTTTGGTCTATCAACTTGCTTTCTCATAAAATCATGAAGGTTAAAGTTGGAGAAGCAAATACGGCTCAAACTATAAAAATTATTGCAGCAGGAGCTATTGGTAGTTTGGCCTTTACTTTTTCGGACTCATTTTGGTGGTCAGCAGTAGAGGCAGAGGTATATGCCATGTCTTCTTTCTTAATTGCCTTAGTATTTTGGGCAATGTTGAAATGGGATTTGATTGAAGATGAATCTGCAGAAAACCGATGGTTAATTTTGATTGCTTATATCATTGGTATTTCAATTGGAGTTCACTTATTAAACATAGTGGCGCTTCCTGCGCTAGGATTGATTTACTATTTCAAAAAATATAAAAATGTAACCTTCAAAGGAATTTTCTTTGCGCTATTAATCAGTAGTGCAATCCTTATCGTCATATGGCAATTTATCATTTTAGGTGTTCCTAACTTGATTGGTAAATTTGAAATCTTCTTTATTAATTCTATTGGTTTACCTTTTGGTTCAGGTGCTTTAATATTTGGATTATTAATTATTGGTGGACTTACCTATGGAATTTATTATGCGGTTAAAAATGAAAAAATAACACTTCACACATTCCTTTTAGCCTTTACATTTATTCTGATTGGGTATTCTTCTTACTTTATCGTTTTAATTAGATCCAATTACAATCCTCCGATCGATCAAAATAATCCTGAAAATGTAATGACCTTATTATCTTATTTAAATAGGGATCAATATGGATCAAGACCTTTAATTCATGGCCAGTATTTTGATGCTGAAGTTGTTTCACAAGACAAGGGAGAGGCTGTTTACAGCAAAGGTGAAGAAGAATATGAAGTTACAGATTATAAAATCACAACTCAGCACGATCCTAAAAGAACCACTATTTTTCCTAGGATGTATAGTGGCGCTCCCGGTCATCCGGAAGAATATAGAAGGTGGACAGGTTTGCGTCAAAATGAAAAGCCAAACTTTGCAGACAATATCAAATTCCTATTTCGCTACCAGTTGGGTCACATGTATTTCCGTTACTTGATGTGGAATTTTGCAGGAAGGGAAAGTGATATTGAAGGTGCTGGCTGGAAAACCATGTTTCAAGACACCAGTGAAATGCCTGAAATAATGAAAGAGAATAAGGCGAGAAATAATTTTTATATGCTTCCCTTCATTTTAGGTTTAATTGGCATATTCTTCCAATATAGAAAGGACGTGAAAGGCTTTAGTGTGGTGGGCTTATTCTTTTTCTTAACAGGAATAGCCTTAATTCTCTACTTAAATTCACCAGCAACCGAGCCTCGTGAAAGAGATTATATTTATGCCGGTTCTTATTATGCTTTTGCTATGTGGATAGGTTTTGGTGTATTGGCAGTGGCCTCCTTAATAGAAAGAGCCCTCAAAAAACCAAAAGTTGCAGGTGTTGTAGCCGGAGTGATTTGTTTGATTGTGCCTGGTATTATGGCATCTGAAGGTTGGGATGATCACGATCGTTCTGATCGATATTTCTCAGTTGATGCAGCTCGAAATTACTTAGCATCATGTGAGCCAAATGCAATCCTATTTACTGGTGGAGATAATGATACATTCCCGCTCTGGTTTGTGCAGGAAGTAGAAGGCTTTAGAACTGATGTTAGAGTAATCGTTTTAAGTTACTTTAATACAGATTGGTACATCAATCAAATGCGTCAGAACGCTTATGATTCTAAACCATTGCCATTAACTTTAAGTGAAGAACAAGTAGCGCAGGGTGGTAAAAATGATTATTTACCTTATATGGGCAACACAGGTATATCGGGCGCAATTCCTATTGATCGATATTTAAGTTTAATCAGAAATAATAATAAGAGCCTAGAGGTACCGACTTCAGTGGGTAGCTACAACATGCTTCCTTCTAAAGAATTAAGCTTGAAAGTCGATACTGAGCATGTCAAAAGTTTGGGTATTGTTCCTGAAGATAAAAAAGATATGCTAGTAGATAGAATGGTTTGGAATGTGAAAGGTAATGGATTGGAAAAGAAAGACCTGATGATATTGGACATCATGAATGAAAATAATTGGGAGCGACCAATTTATTTCAACACTACCTCACTGAATGGTATCAAAATGGATTTAAGAAAGTATGTAATCCAAGAAGGATTGACATACCGTTTGTTACCAATTGAAAGGAATGATGTTCAATCTGAATTTGTCAATACAGAAGTGATGTATGAGAATTTGATGAATGACTTCCATTTCACTAATACAGCTGATCCAGATGTTTATTATAATGAAAATTATAGAAATTTCTTCTTAAATCATCGCTCTGTTTATACTGCACTGGCCAAATCATTGGTGGCAGAAGGTGATGAAAAGCGAGCGCTTGAAGTGATTGATTTCATTATCAAAAAAGTACCAAATGAAGTTGTACCGTATGATATGACGGCATTAGATTATGTTCAAGTTTACCTAGCAACTGGAAATGAAGAAAGAGCTAATGAAATCATCAATATTTTATGGGAGCAAAACTATGAGCAATTCCAGTATCTTGTGAATAATGAATTGATGTATATGGGCAGAGAAAGACAGATTAGCTTTGCAATTTTAAGTCAGATTGTCCAAATCATGCGACAATATGGAATGAATGAACAAGCGGTAGAATACCAAGATCAACTTAGAGTACTTTATGAGAGGATGTGA